TCGTGTTGTTTGCCGGTATCCTGATCGGCCCCTTCAGCTCAGCGGCCAAGATCTTCACCCAGATCAAGGAAGCACAGGGAGCGACACAGCGAGTCTTCGAGATCCTGGATGCTAAGCCGGATATTGACGATCGACCAAACGCGCAGCCGCTCGAAACAATCGAAGGCCATGTCCGGATGGAAGACGTTACCTTCAGCTATGACAGCCGTCACCCGGTGCTGACTCGCCTGTCGTTCGAAGCCAAGCCAGGCGAATTGGTTGCCTTCGTTGGACCAACCGGGGCCGGGAAGACCACCGTGATCAATCTACTTCATCGGTTCTACGATCCCATAGAAGGACGCCTGACCATCGACGGCCGAGATCTGCGGGACGTGACCCTGGACAGTTGGTATCGACAGATTGCGCTGGTCCCACAAGAGACCGTCTTGTTCGGGGGAACCATTCTCGACAACATTCGCTATGGGAACAGAGAGGCGGACGAAGCCGCCGTGATCAAGGCAAGCCAAGCGGCACACGCACACGACTTCATTATCGGTTTGCCGGATGGATATCAAACCCTGGTCGGCGAGAAGGGAGTCAACCTGTCCGGTGGCCAACGCCAACGTATCGCGATCGCTCGGGCCATTCTGAAAAATCCTCGCATTCTCTTACTCGATGAGGCCACCTCATCGCTCGATACGGAATCGGAACGGCTGGTGCAGGAAGCGCTCCAACACCTCATGGAAGGCCGGACCACCTTCGTCGTCGCCCACCGATTGTCGACCGTCCAACGTGCCAACCGAATTCTGGTCTTGGACAAGGGCCAGTTGGTGGAAGAAGGCACCCATGCACAATTGATGGAACGCAACGGACTGTACCACTACCTCTACACCATCCGGCTCAACGAGCCCGCATAAGATAGAGTGTTCTCTTTTCCTCATCTTTTCGACTCCCCGGTCAACACATCACCGCTCTGGAATTTACGGTAGAATCAGGCATGACTATGTCCCATCGAGTGCTGCTCATGGTCGTCGTCTGCTTTCACACATACTCTCCATGGCTTGGGATCGCTCAAGCACTGGAGCCGGGCGCAGAGGTCACTCTGTGGCTGGAGTCCGGCCAGGCTGTGGCCACCAGCCCATTAAGTGGCCGAAGAGAATTTCGCTTGGAGGCTCAAGAGCGAGTCATCAGCTCGAGAGCTAACGGGATCAATGGGATTGTGGTGACCTCGCGACGACTGTTGGGTTTTTCAAGCCGCAGCTTGACATGGAGCAAAACGGATCTGGACCTGAGTGAAAAGGTGTTGGAACAAAGGATCCTGGCAGCCTTCGGCCTGATTCGAACCGACCGAAACCTGTACGCCTTCCGTGGCGCCAACGGTCTTTGGTTTGAGGAAGGATTGGGAGTGCGGGAGCAGGTCAATCGATTGCACAGCAATGACTATGGAGCCGTGTTCGTCACGAATGAACGGGTCATAGGATTTACCCCGTTGCTCGGCAGCTTCTCTTCGAAGCCCCTCGATGTGCACGAGCACATTGTGGACATCGCAAACGAGAACGGGCTCATTTTTGTGTCCACAACTAGGCGCACACTGGTCTTGGGAAGCCGATTAAGCGGATGGGAGGAGTTTGAATGAACCGTCTTTTCCACCAGCATCCTCCTTAAATCTGTCTACTAGGCATTCCCCTCGTGAAAGAGAAGAATCCCGTTTAGTCGCTCCCTGGCTTGTGCCTAACTGCGTCGACGTTCTTCTTGCACACGGAGCGGGTCAACTTGCGTCTGATTCAACGGTACCACTGGCGCAAGGGTGAACATACTGAGCGCCGACCGCCTGACGGCTTGATCAAACAAGCCATCGGACAAAGCCTTCAACCAGCTGGCCATACAGTAGTAATCCGATAAACCTGAGGCTTCCTTCGTGGGCCAGAGTATTCCCTGATCGCTGTTCATCTCTCTGTAACGGAGGAGCCGTATCGTACGCCTATTAGCAAATAGGGATGAACAGTTTTGAGGGATCCACATGACCTCACAACGTCCCAAAAAAATCCTCGTCGTCGAGGACGAACCAGATATCGCAGAGCTGGGCCGACACTATCTGGAGAAAGAAGGGTTTCACCCGAGTATCGCAAAGACGGGTCTTGAAGGACTCGCGTTTACAAGATCTCTGTGGCCCGATCTCGTGATTCTTGATCTCATGCTGCCACAGATGGATGGCTTTGAGGTGTGCAAGGCTGCTATGGAGATCGCTGCGGCTGCGAATTGGTCAGAATCGCCAGAAAGATCCCACCAACTTACCTGAATAGAGCATGGCGGGCCCCCTTTCATGGCCGAGACTTCCAGTGAGCCAATAGCCAGTCCTGAGAATTCACAACCGTTTCACCGTCTGCCGGTTCCTTACGCTCATACGTCCCATCGGGAAGTAACCGCCTTGCCTGCACATTATCCCGTAGCCCGACACCGAGAATCTCATTGATGATGACTTCACGCCACTGAAGATTCTCAACAGGAAAAATGACTTCCACCCGGTGATCCAGGTTGCGAGGCATCAGATCGGCACTGCCCATCAACACTTCCTTGTGACCACCGTGGTGAAAATAATAGATTCGTGCATGTTCCAGAAACCGTCCAACCACCGACGTCACGGTGATATTCTCACTCACCCCCGGGAGACCCGGCCTCAGGCAACAAATGCCGCGCACCTGGAGGTCAACTCTGACACCGGCTTGCGAGGCGTCATAGAGCGCCTGAATACATTGTGTATCGACCAATGCATTCATCTTGAACGCGATATATCCATCACCATGTTGACGATGACGGCAGGTCTCACGCTCGATCCGAGCCAGTATCTGTTGCCGTAACATCGTCGGCGCCACGAGCAGTTTGGAGTAGGAATGCTTGCGGGAGTATCCGGTCAAGGAATTGAAGAGATCGGACACATCGCTGCAGATCGCGGCATCGCACGTGAAGTAACTCGCATCGGTATAGATGCGACTGGTGATCACATTATAGTTTCCTGTGCCGAGATGGACGTAGCGTCGGATTCCTTCCGGTTCGCGACGCACGATGAGACACACCTTTGCATGCGTCTTGAGCCCTCGTACGCCATACACGACGTGGACCCCTTCATCTTCAAGTTTCCGGGCCCATTCAATGTTATTTTCCTCGTCGAATCGAGCTTTGAGCTCGACCAGCACCGCCACTTGCTTGCCGTTGACGCGGGCTTCCAGCAACGCATCGATGATGGGTGACTTCGGGTTGACGCGATAGAGCGTCTGTTTGATGGCCAGAACATCAGGATCCTGTGCCGCTTCCCGCAGAAACTCCACGACCGGCATAAAGCTGTCATAGGGATGATACAGGAGGATATCTTGCTCTCGAATCGCGGCGAGCAGGCTGCTTGACTTGCTGAGGCAGGACGGGACAGACGGCACAAATGGAGGATCCTTCAAGTCTGGCCGCTCAAGTGCGTACAGTTCTCGAATCCCGGCCATGCCGATCGGACTATTATTGGAATAGACCAGATACGGTGGGAGTTGAAGGTTGCGGGTCAAGATGTCGCGGATATGATCCGGCGTCGATGCATCCAATTCCAATCGAACGGCCGAGGTGAAATCCCGTTGATCGAGCTGCTCCTCCATGGCTTCGATGAGGTCCGAGGCCTCATCTTCCTCAATGGCGACTTCCGCATCTCTCGTCACACGGAACGGGTAAGAAGCAATCACTTCCAGACCGGGAAACAGCTCGTCCAGATTGTTGGCGATGACCTCATCCAGCCACACAAATCGCTGCGTCTTCCCCGTCTTGCCCAACCCCATCTGTTGCAGAGCAACGTCTTCATGAGTAGGAATAGGCACGAGTCGGGGAAAGGTATCCGGCACTTTCACACGAGCGAAGCAATCACCACGCTCAGGATGCTTGACCAATACCGCAAGGTTGAAACTCAGGTTTGAGATATGCGGAAACGGATGAGTTGGATCAAACGCCAGAGGCGTGAGCACGGGAGAGATCTCACGTTGAAAGTACTGTTGGATCGCTTCGCTCTCCTCCGATGTCAATTCCGTGTAATGCAGGACACGGATACCTGCGTCCCGTAAGGCCGGGAGTATGTCTTCCCTCCAGCACGTGCTATAGCGCCTGAAGTGAGCGTCTAGTTCTCGGTTGATCACCACGATCTGCTCCGATGGTGTCATGCCGTCCGGCGTGGCTCCGCCCGTCGCAGCCACCACTTGGCGACGCAAACCGGATACCCGGATCATGAAGAACTCATCCAGATTCGTGGCGAAAATGGTCAGAAACTTGACGCGCTCCAAGAGCGGATGTCGCTTGTTCTCCGCTTCTTCCAGGACGCGCAAATTGAATCGCAACCAACTGATCTCTCGATTCAAAAACAGACTGGTTTTTTCGATACCCTCCGAACGCTCGGCAGCCGGTTCTCCTGGCCCAGCAGATTGATTGATCATGACAACTCCTTCACAAGCAGTGTTTCGAAACGGTTTGCTTGCATGAAAATGGAAGAAGTGATCGCAGTCGGCGCAT
This portion of the Nitrospira sp. genome encodes:
- a CDS encoding ABC transporter ATP-binding protein, which produces MVIFKRFLPFVRPHIPRLLLAGLLVAGVALINLTLVRLAGTLWDIITVQHDAGKMTRSIGLFLGLVILQGLCSMGHSYLTAWVSQTVVADFRKHLFGHLQKLTVSFFARRRTGELLSRLMSDVTVIQSLVTEAPIDGVKQLVTFAGGITFLLVMNWQLCLLILVLLPLLVVVSKLFGRRLKSLSTLIQDHTAALSTLTEEVISGIRIVKSFVQTQREATRFADQVEQTLQLTLRRAGIMAVFIPVISLLTFTSATAVLWYGGCQVIDGVVTPGDLFAFVLFAGILIGPFSSAAKIFTQIKEAQGATQRVFEILDAKPDIDDRPNAQPLETIEGHVRMEDVTFSYDSRHPVLTRLSFEAKPGELVAFVGPTGAGKTTVINLLHRFYDPIEGRLTIDGRDLRDVTLDSWYRQIALVPQETVLFGGTILDNIRYGNREADEAAVIKASQAAHAHDFIIGLPDGYQTLVGEKGVNLSGGQRQRIAIARAILKNPRILLLDEATSSLDTESERLVQEALQHLMEGRTTFVVAHRLSTVQRANRILVLDKGQLVEEGTHAQLMERNGLYHYLYTIRLNEPA
- the ppk1 gene encoding polyphosphate kinase 1; translated protein: MINQSAGPGEPAAERSEGIEKTSLFLNREISWLRFNLRVLEEAENKRHPLLERVKFLTIFATNLDEFFMIRVSGLRRQVVAATGGATPDGMTPSEQIVVINRELDAHFRRYSTCWREDILPALRDAGIRVLHYTELTSEESEAIQQYFQREISPVLTPLAFDPTHPFPHISNLSFNLAVLVKHPERGDCFARVKVPDTFPRLVPIPTHEDVALQQMGLGKTGKTQRFVWLDEVIANNLDELFPGLEVIASYPFRVTRDAEVAIEEDEASDLIEAMEEQLDQRDFTSAVRLELDASTPDHIRDILTRNLQLPPYLVYSNNSPIGMAGIRELYALERPDLKDPPFVPSVPSCLSKSSSLLAAIREQDILLYHPYDSFMPVVEFLREAAQDPDVLAIKQTLYRVNPKSPIIDALLEARVNGKQVAVLVELKARFDEENNIEWARKLEDEGVHVVYGVRGLKTHAKVCLIVRREPEGIRRYVHLGTGNYNVITSRIYTDASYFTCDAAICSDVSDLFNSLTGYSRKHSYSKLLVAPTMLRQQILARIERETCRHRQHGDGYIAFKMNALVDTQCIQALYDASQAGVRVDLQVRGICCLRPGLPGVSENITVTSVVGRFLEHARIYYFHHGGHKEVLMGSADLMPRNLDHRVEVIFPVENLQWREVIINEILGVGLRDNVQARRLLPDGTYERKEPADGETVVNSQDWLLAHWKSRP
- a CDS encoding response regulator; translated protein: MTSQRPKKILVVEDEPDIAELGRHYLEKEGFHPSIAKTGLEGLAFTRSLWPDLVILDLMLPQMDGFEVCKAAMEIAAAANWSESPERSHQLT